The following is a genomic window from Candidatus Neptunochlamydia vexilliferae.
TAAAACCTCTTTACCTGCAGCGGTACAAGGCTTGACAAAAGGGGAAATTACACTCAAACAAGTTCGGTAATGGCAGGGTAGAAGGAAAGTATAAACCAGAAAAAGGATCAGCCCTCATTGGCTTTCTTTTGTTGGAAAAGGGGTGACCTTTCTGGGAATAGCATAAGGAGCTGTTATTTTAATGGCAGTCAGTCAATTTTCAACCTTACCAACACGATCTCTGAGATGCTCAACTTTATCGTCAACTTTTGAGAGCTTAAGATCAACCTCATTGCGAAAATCTCTCATGCTCCGATCTGCTTTATCAAGTCTTTTATCAAGCAATGTGTAAATCCATGCCAAGCTAAAAATAACTATCCCAATGAAGATCAACTGCCCCCAAGTAACTGTCACTGTTCCTGTTTCCATAATACCTCCTGAATACTCATTATAGCAGTTTCCTCAACCCTTTTCAGCATTAAAATTTAAATCATAAGGGGTGCCTCCTATAGGAAGCACCCTGCTTATTTAATGGCCGAGGATCTGGGAGACTTTGCCGAAGACAAAGTCAGAGCCTGCGTAGTCGCTGTGGCGGTGGCCATCGGCGTTGATCTGGTAGACGTTAGGGGGTAAGTCCCGAGGGTTTTCCGCACCAAAACGGCCCAAAGCGGTATCAAAGTCAAGAAGGGGGAATCCCATCTTGAGAACCTGGTCGTCATCCGAATAGAAGACAAACATTTTTGAGCAGTTTAGTGGCGCATCTTCATAGTCTTCTCCATATTCAAGCTCTTCATTATCTACTGCAGGAGCAAGCAGGAATACATTGCGCAAAGAAAAATGATTCCGCTCTGTCATTGCCTCTAGTGTAAGACGGCAGCCCATACTATGAGCAAAGACATCCACATTTCTTCCCAAATGAGCAATCTCTCCAAGCAAGGAAGCTACACGGGAAGGAAGGTAGTTAACAGCACGGTTTCTAGCACTTAAATACTCAATAACCCGGTCCCCTCCAGGCCAAAAATAGCAAATAAAGGTGTCATAAAGGTGAGCGGACTTCTCTATGATTCTGGAACAGTAGTTCATTGCTTTTTCAAACTCATTGTTGTAACCATGAATTAACACAGCAATATTTTTGCCTCGGGTGGCTTGAATCCACTGGTCTTGGGTAATGCCTTTCTTGAGGTCCTCTGTTATGACCGTTGAGGCGGACAAAGAATCGGGATCGGTAAACCCATGCCGATCACTTATATAGAGAACATCGGCAAAAAGAATATGAGTAAAAGTAAGTAGTAAAAATAAACACAGTTTTTTCATTAGTAACCTCCTGGTTAAAACTGAGTTCCATTCTATTTCAAGAAGATTTTTTTATCAAATTTTTTTTACCTCTTTTGACCAAAGGTAGATTTCCTTTTTCTATTTCTTCTGTTTCAGCAACAAGAGAGGCAAGGTCAATCTTAAACCCTTCGATAAACTTATGCCCCCATCGCTTTTTTCGATTGCGAGAGGATTTCAGGTCAAGAACAGTCGTTTTTTTATCTTCAAAAAAAAGGACAATCCCTTGGGAAGAAAGTTTTTTTTCCCATAGCTTCTTAAATGACGCAACACTTGCCACCCCATCGAGATCTTCGAAAAGGGTTTTCCGGCAAAGTGAAAGGGTAAAGGGTTGCTTGCGCTCCATTAGTTGATAGGCATAAATCCCCTGATCGATAGGAATAAGGGAGCCCACCTCTTTTAAGGGATGGTAAAGGAGAAAATAGTCGCTATGGCTTTTTTCAAGGGCAGCGATGCAGTCATGAAATCCGATCTTTTCCTCAAAGAGGTGATGATCGGTTCCTATGACAACGTAAGGAGAGGCGTGGAGACGGCTTTCTAAGACCCCTTGCAAAAGGGAGCCACAGTCATTCCCGGGATAGTCACAGATATTGAGAAAGTGGGCGGTGGGAAATTCATTTTGGAGGTTGAGGTAGGCCCGCTGAAACTCTGAGCTCGTTGCTTCATAAAGAACATAGACAGCATTGATATCCTTTCCGTTGGAAAAAAGAGTCTCTAAGGAGGCATAGAGCTGTAAAGGGCTATCTTCTGAAAAGAGGATAAGGTCGGTTTGATACCGATGGGCCGAGA
Proteins encoded in this region:
- a CDS encoding alpha/beta hydrolase, yielding MKKLCLFLLLTFTHILFADVLYISDRHGFTDPDSLSASTVITEDLKKGITQDQWIQATRGKNIAVLIHGYNNEFEKAMNYCSRIIEKSAHLYDTFICYFWPGGDRVIEYLSARNRAVNYLPSRVASLLGEIAHLGRNVDVFAHSMGCRLTLEAMTERNHFSLRNVFLLAPAVDNEELEYGEDYEDAPLNCSKMFVFYSDDDQVLKMGFPLLDFDTALGRFGAENPRDLPPNVYQINADGHRHSDYAGSDFVFGKVSQILGH